The Schizosaccharomyces pombe strain 972h- genome assembly, chromosome: I genome contains a region encoding:
- the par2 gene encoding serine/threonine protein phosphatase PP2A regulatory subunit B-56 Par2: protein MKGLRSKFVKALSLKDEQGSHKNGHSKSHYISKNGSYVETDDVKHTDTHHSSKHELKKLKSHFLKDTLKHKRNHHANSNNEKHENSDKKIHTTVLASGHEDSDYSTFLPVIETSKVKDANHFPPNYPEPKNDSVSSNIDEFPNDSISSASFLSVPQSTPPYLVSQPTPLNKFLAGAENVDIPHSLRPVPRREHSSQFQVSEKRTLVRLPSFDDVHTSEREELFIKKLEQCNIIFDFNDPSSDLASKEIKREALLQMIDYVSENRGISSASLFPYVVNTFSLNVFRPISPALNDYSSDMFALDDEPFLEPAWPHLEEVYLLFIKFLESPDFRASKAKSLVDRRFFNRLLALFDTEDPRERELLKTTLHRIYGKFLNLRSYIRKSMNNVFLQFIYEREKFHGIAELLEILGSIINGFAVPLKEEHKIFLSKVLIPLHQTKSVFLYHPQLTYCIVQFIDKDPSLTKAVLTGILKYWPRINSFKELLFLNEIEDIFEVLEPSEFVNIMSPLFQQLARSISSMHFQVAERALCLWSNEYFTSLVSQNVVTLLPIIYPSLYKTANEHWNSTIQAIACNVLQIFVDMDADFFNGLVEDYKQAIIKQEEVMIIRKQQWCQIEALAAENKPTDYLR, encoded by the exons ATGAAAGGATTAAGGagtaaatttgtaaaagcACTTTCGTTGAAGGATGAACAAGGGTCACATAAAAATGGTCATTCAAAAAGCCACTATATCTCTAAAAATGGGTCTTACGTGGAAACTGACGACGTGAAGCACACAGACACTCACCATTCTTCAAAACACGAGcttaaaaaacttaagAGTCATTTCCTAAAAGATACTTTAAAGCACAAACGAAATCATCATGCCAACtcaaataatgaaaaacatgaaaattctgataaaaaaatacatacGACGGTTCTAGCATCTGGACATGAGGATTCTGATTACTCTACGTTTTTGCCCGTAATTGAAACTTCTAAAGTTAAAGACGCCAACCATTTCCCACCTAATTATCCAGaaccaaaaaat GATTCTGTATCGTCTAACATAGACGAATTTCCTAATGATTCCATATCTTCTGCCTCATTTTTATCTGTCCCACAATCCACTCCTCCTTATTTAGTTTCACAGCCAACTCccttaaataaatttttagcaGGTGCTGAGAATGTTGACATTCCGCATAGTCTTAGACCAGTACCTCGACGCGAACACTCCTCTCAATTTCAAGTATCTGAGAAAAGAACATTAGTTCGGTTGCCTTCATTTGATG ATGTTCATACCTCTGAACGTGAAGAACTGTTTATAAAGAAGCTTGAACAATGCAATATTATTTTCGATTTTAATGATCCATCTTCCGATTTGGCTagcaaagaaataaaaagagaagcCTTATTACAAATGATAGATTATGTGTCTGAAAACCGCGGTATTTCTTCCGCATCGCTTTTTCCTTATGTTGTCAATACA TTTTCCCTCAATGTATTTCGGCCTATATCACCTGCTCTTAATGATTATTCATCAGATATGTTTGCTTTAGACGATGAGCCTTTTTTGGAGCCAGCGTGGCCTCACTTGGAAGAGgtgtatttattatttattaagttCCTAGAATCTCCTGACTTTAGAGCCAGTAAAGCAAAATCGCTCGTTGATCGTAGGTTTTTTAATCGCTTGCTAGCACTATTTGACACAGAAGACCCGCGTGAGCGCGAACTTCTGAAAACAACATTACATAGGATTTACGGAAAATTTCTGAACCTTAGGTCATACATTAGAAAGTCTATgaataatgtttttttgcaattcaTTTATGAACGAGAAAAATTTCATGGAATCGCTGAACTACTGGAGATACTTGGAAG TATTATTAATGGATTTGCTGTAcctttaaaagaagaacataaaatatttttgtcCAAAGTGCTTATTCCTTTACATCAAACTAaatctgtttttttataccaTCCCCAACTTACGTATTGCATTGTTCAGTTTATCGATAAAGATCCTTCTTTAACGAAGGCAGTCTTGACTGGCATTCTTAAGTACTGGCCACGAATAAACAGCTTTAAAGAATTACtgtttttgaatgaaattgaagataTCTTTGAAGTTTTGGAGCCTTCCGaatttgttaatataaTGTCCCCTTTATTTCAGCAACTAGCTCGCTCAATATCTAGTATGCATTTCCAGGTCGCCGAACGTGCCTTATGTCTGTGGAGCAATGAGTACTTCACAAGTCTTGTCAGCCAAAACGTAGTAACCCTTCTCCCTATAATATATCCTTCTCTTTACAAAACTGCTAATGAGCATTGGAATAGCACTATACAAGCTATTGCTTGTAAtgttttacaaatttttgtcGATATGGATGCGGACTTTTTTAATGGACTTGTTGAGGATTATAAACAGGCCATTATAAAGCAAGAAGAAGTTATGATTATTAGAAAACAGCAATGGTGTCAGATTGAGGCATTAGCGGCGGAAAACAAACCCACTGATTATTTAAGATAA
- the cut23 gene encoding anaphase-promoting complex TPR lobe subcomplex subunit Apc8 yields MTVSLNTMMGVDGLEDQEQLREIRNCLLKCISECSERGLVYAVRWAAEMLNGMNPIEMEHIPFSSTPTGEFDLDPDMANEKLLEVEEKNIYLLAKSYFDCKEFERAAYTLQNCKSSKSIFLRLYSKYLAGEKKSEEENETLLNTNLTLSSTNREFYYISEVLESLHYQGNKDPYLLYLSGVVYRKRKQDSKAIDFLKSCVLKAPFFWSAWLELSLSIDSLETLTTVVSQLPSTHIMTKIFYVYASHELHQVNSSAYEKLAEAEIIFPNSRYLKTQRALLTYDSRDFDEAESLFENILTNDPYRLDDMDTYSNVLFVLENKSKLGFLAQVASSIDKFRPETCSIIGNYYSLLSEHEKAVTYFKRALQLNRNYLSAWTLMGHEYVELKNTHAAIESYRLAVDVNRKDYRAWYGLGQTYEVLDMHFYALYYFQRATALRPYDQRMWQALGNCYEKIDRPQEAIKSYKRALLGSQTNSSILVRLGNLYEELQDLNSAASMYKQCIKTEETEISPETIKARIWLARWELGKKNYREAELYLSEVLNGDLELEEAKALLRELRSRMEHSYD; encoded by the exons ATGACTGTGTCGCTGAATACAATGATGGGAGTTGATGGACTCGAAGACCAAGAACAACTACGAGAGATTCGTAATTGTCTTTTAAAGTGTATTTCTGAATGCTCTGAAAGAGGTTTAGTTTACGCTGTACGATG GGCAGCTGAAATGCTCAATGGAATGAATCCTATTGAAATGGAACATATTCCATTTTCATCGACCCCTACTGGAGAGTTCGATTTGGATCCTGATATGGCTAATGAAAAGCTACTAGAGGTTGAggagaaaaatatttatttgcttgCAAAGTCTTATTTCGATTGTAAAGAGTTTGAGAGGGCAGCTTATACTTTGCAAAACTGCAAATCGTCTAAATCGATATTCCTACGATTGTATAGTAAGTACTTGGCAggtgaaaagaaaagtgaagaagaaaatgaaaccTTATTAAATACGAACCTAACACTATCATCTACAAACCGAGaattttattacatttCTGAAGTTTTGGAAAGTCTTCATTATCAGGGTAATAAGGATCCTTATTTGTTGTATTTAAGTGGAGTTGTATATCGAAAGAGAAAGCAGGATAGCAAAGCTATcgactttttaaaatcttgTGTCCTCAAAGctccatttttttggtCTGCTTGGCTAGAGTTATCATTAAGCATAGATAGTTTGGAAACGTTGACAACAGTTGTCAGCCAGTTACCTTCAACCCACATTATgaccaaaattttttacgtCTATGCATCTCATGAGCTTCATCAAGTTAATAGCTCTGCGTACGAAAAACTTGCTGAAGCGGAAATCATCTTCCCTAATAGTCGTTATCTAAAGACTCAGCGAGCACTACTCACATATGACAGTAGAG ACTTTGACGAAGCTGAGTCGCTTTTCGAGAACATACTAACAAATGACCCATATCGTTTAGATGACATGGATACTTACTCTAATGTGTTGTTTGTTTTAGAAAACAAGTCGAAACTCGGGTTTTTAGCACAAGTCGCTTCTTCAATAGACAAATTTCGGCCCGAAACTTGCTCTATTATTGGCAATTACTACAGCTTACTTTCTGAGCATGAAAAAGCTGTAACTTATTTTAAGCGGGCTTTGCAGTTGAATAGAAATTATCTATCTGCCTGGACACTAATGGGACATGAATATGtagaattgaaaaatacaCATGCTGCTATCGAATCTTACAGGTTAGCAGTTGATGTTAATAGAAAAGATTACAGAGCGTGGTATGGTTTAGGACAAACTTATGAGGTTTTAGATATGCATTTTTATGCACTTTACTACTTTCAACGAGCTACTGCTTTACGCCCTTATGATCAAAGAATGTGGCAGGCTTTGGGAAACTgttatgaaaaaattgatcgTCCACAGGAAGCAATAAAATCCTATAAACGTGCTTTATTAGGATCCCAAACTAACAGTTCAATTCTAGTCCGTTTGGGTAATCTTTATGAGGAACTACAAGATTTGAATTCTGCCGCTTCTATGTATAAGCAATGTATTAAAACTGAAGAAACGGAGATTTCTCCAGAAACAATCAAAGCACGAATTTGGCTCGCAAGGTGGGAGcttggtaaaaaaaattacagaGAAGCTGAGCTTTATTTAAGCGAAGTATTAAATGGAGACTTAGAGTTGGAGGAAGCCAAAGCTTTGCTTCGCGAATTGCGTAGTAGGATGGAGCATTCATATgattaa
- the cut9 gene encoding anaphase-promoting complex TPR lobe subcomplex subunit Cut9/Apc6 codes for MVVKRTQTDSRMQSTPGNHNHPDAHANAAYMTPPSMGALNANNSNSQLSTLTISPMTYLANNTSTDGSFLKERNAQNTDSLSREDYLRLWRHDALMQQQYKCAAFVGEKVLDITGNPNDAFWLAQVYCCTGDYARAKCLLTKEDLYNRSSACRYLAAFCLVKLYDWQGALNLLGETNPFRKDEKNANKLLMQDGGIKLEASMCYLRGQVYTNLSNFDRAKECYKEALMVDAKCYEAFDQLVSNHLLTADEEWDLVLKLNYSTYSKEDAAFLRSLYMLKLNKTSHEDELRRAEDYLSSINGLEKSSDLLLCKADTLFVRSRFIDVLAITTKILEIDPYNLDVYPLHLASLHESGEKNKLYLISNDLVDRHPEKAVTWLAVGIYYLCVNKISEARRYFSKSSTMDPQFGPAWIGFAHSFAIEGEHDQAISAYTTAARLFQGTHLPYLFLGMQHMQLGNILLANEYLQSSYALFQYDPLLLNELGVVAFNKSDMQTAINHFQNALLLVKKTQSNEKPWAATWANLGHAYRKLKMYDAAIDALNQGLLLSTNDANVHTAIALVYLHKKIPGLAITHLHESLAISPNEIMASDLLKRALEENSLTSGFLNSKYVFEDEVSEYMQQSNLNTSDKSMSMEDQSGKVTESVNDRTQVLYADSRSEMMMDDIEGNVSEQR; via the exons ATGGTCGTTAAACGAACGCAAACTGACTCTCGAATGCAGTCTACTCCTGGTAATCATAATCATCCAGATGCACATGCAAATGCAGCTTATATGACACCTCCTTCTATGGGTGCTTTGAATGCGAATAATTCCAATTCACAATTGTCAACTTTGACAATAAGTCCCATGACTTATTTAGCTAATAATACATCGACAGATGGatcctttttaaaagaaaggaatgCTCAAAACACAGATTCATTGTCTAGAGAAGATTACTTGAGACTGTGGAGGCATGATGCACTGATGCAACAACAGTATAAATGTGCTGCATTTGTAGGAGAAAAGGTTTTAGACATAACTGGGAATCCAAATGATGCATTTTGGCTTGCACAGGTATATTGCTGTACTGGAGACTATGCCAGGGCAAAATGTCTTTTGACTAAAGAAGACTTGTATAATCGAAGCTCTGCTTGTCGATACCTTGCTGCCTTTTGCTTAGTAAAACTATATGACTGGCAAGGAGCACTTAATCTTTTAGGTGAAACTAACCCTTTTCgtaaagatgaaaagaatGCTAATAAACTGCTCATGCAAGATGGCGGTATAAAACTAGAAGCTTCGATGTGCTATCTTCGCGGCCAAGTTTACACAAACCTGAGCAACTTTGATCGAGCTAAGGAGTGTTACAAAGAAGCGTTAATGGTTGATGCTAAATGTTATGAAGCTTTTGATCAATTGGTTTCTAACCATCTCCTTACTGCTGATGAAGAGTGGGATCTCGTTCTAAAACTTAACTATTCCACTTATTCTAAAGAGGACGCAGCATTTTTGAGATCTCTCTATATGTTAAAACTTAATAAAACTTCACACGAAGATGAACTTCGGAGGGCCGAGGATTATCTTTCTTCTATCAATGGACTCGAAAAATCCTCTGATCTTCTTTTATGCAAAGCAGACACTCTGTTTGTGCGGTCTCGATTTATTGATGTATTGGCCATTACCACAAAGATTTTAGAAATAGATCCGTACAATTTAGATGTTTATCCCTTACATTTGGCTTCCCTTCACGAATCaggagaaaaaaataagctaTATCTAATTTCAAATGATCTGGTTGACAGGCATCCTGAAAAAGCTGTGACGTGGTTAGCAGTGGGTATATATTACCTTtgtgtaaacaaaatttctgAGGCTAGGAgatatttttctaaatcatCTACGATGGATCCACAATTCGGTCCAGCATGGATTGGATTTGCACATTCCTTTGCTATAGAGGGTGAGCATGATCAAGCAATTTCAGCTTATACGACGGCGGCAAGACTATTTCAAGGCACACATCTTCCATATTTATTTCTCGGTATGCAACACATGCAGCTaggaaatattttattagcAAATGAGTACCTCCAAAGCTCTTATGCACTTTTTCAGTACGACCCACTCTTGCTGAATGAATTGGGTGTCGTAGCTTTTAACAAATCTGATATGCAAACTGCAATTAATCATTTCCAAAACGCTTTGCTACTTGTAAAGAAAACGCAAAGCAATGAAAAACCTTGGGCTGCTACTTGGGCCAACTTAGGTCATGCTTATCGTAAATTAAA GATGTATGACGCTGCAATAGATGCCCTTAACCAAGGGTTACTACTTTCTACAAATGATGCAAATGTTCATACAGCGATTGCTTTAGTCTATttgcataaaaaaatccctGGTTTAGCTATTACCCACTTACACGAG AGTCTGGCTATATCTCCTAATGAAATCATGGCTTCGGATTTATTGAAACGAGCACTTGAAGAAAACTCCTTAACTTCTGGTTTTCTTAATTCAAAATATGTCTTTGAAGATGAGGTGAGTGAATACATGCAGCAATCAAACCTTAATACAAGTGATAAATCAATGAGCATGGAAGACCAGTCAGGCAAGGTGACTGAATCCGTGAATGACCGTACACAGGTTCTTTATGCGGATTCTCGATCAGAAATGATGATGGATGATATTGAAGGTAATGTCTCAGAGCAACGATAA
- the fps1 gene encoding geranyltranstransferase Fps1, translated as MSAVDKRAKFESALPVFVDEIVNYLKTINIPDDVTEWYKNSLFHNTLGGKYNRGLSVIDSYEILLGHPLDEAAYMKAAVLGWMVELLQSFFLIADDIMDASKTRRGQPCWYLMPGVGNIAINDAFMVESAIYFLLKKHFRQESCYVDLIELFHDVTFQTELGQQLDLLTAPEDSVDLSKFSLQKHSFIVIYKTAFYSFYLPVALAMHLAGVATPENLKCAQDILIILGKYFQVQDDYLDCYGDPTVTGKIGTDILDNKCSWIINLALAKCTPEQRVILDDNYGRKDSESEKRVKAVFEELNIRGEFENYEESEVSEIKKLIDGVDESTGLKKSIFTTFLGKIYKRNK; from the exons ATGTCTGCAGTTGATAAAAGAGCAAAATTCGAATCTGCTTTGCCAGTTTTTGTTGATGAAATCGTCAATTATCTCAAAACTATCAATATTCCTGACGATGTCACAGAATGGTACAAGAAT AGTCTTTTCCATAACACATTAGGTGGAAAGTATAATCGTGGATTATCTGTTATTGACAGTTATGAAATTCTTCTTGGACATCCTTTGGACGAAGCAGCGTACATGAAAGCAGCTGTTTTGGGATGGATGGTCGAGTTGcttcaatcttttttccTTATTGCTGATGACATTATGGATGCTTCCAAGACTAGAAGGGGTCAACCATGTTGGTATTTAATGCCTGGCGTTGGTAATATTGCTATTAATGACGCGTTTATGGTAGAATCTGCtatttactttcttttgaaaaagcattttCGTCAAGAGTCATGCTACGTTGATCTAATTGAACTTTTCCACGACGTAACTTTTCAAACGGAATTAGGGCAGCAACTCGATTTACTTACTGCTCCCGAAGACTCCGTCGATCTTTCGAAGTTTTCTCTTCAAAAGCATTCTTTCATTGTAATTTACAAGACTGCATTttattccttttatttGCCTGTCGCATTGGCAATGCATCTCGCTGGTGTAGCTACTCCTGAGAACTTGAAATGCGCCCAAGACATCCTTATTATCCTTGGTAAATACTTCCAAGTTCAAGATGATTATTTAGATTGCTATGGTGATCCTACGGTAACTGGTAAAATTGGGACTGATATTTTAGACAACAAATGTTCTTGGATTATCAATCTTGCTCTCGCAAAGTGTACTCCTGAACAACGTGTTATTTTGGACGACAATTATGGACGTAAAGATAGCGAAAGCGAAAAGAGAGTTAAAGCTGTTTTTGAGGAACTCAATATCCGTGGTGAATTCGAGAACTATGAGGAATCAGAAGTTTCTGAAATCAAAAAGCTAATTGATGGAGTTGATGAATCAACCggtttgaaaaaatccaTATTTACCACTTTCTTAGGAAAGAtttacaaaagaaataagtAA